A single region of the Silene latifolia isolate original U9 population chromosome 8, ASM4854445v1, whole genome shotgun sequence genome encodes:
- the LOC141595793 gene encoding uncharacterized protein LOC141595793 has protein sequence MKFTWSVATVVIAFFVLFSSVSALHIQVEHEAPNEFTFTFSSLKSSSCSSFPDANVLRPALHLKLEASDDEFTITFSSLKSSSSGLFPNAFVAIYSGQYDVKMKETDESDIYDTDTGTGTCPAPLATYNNTVNTRINLTKSPNCTLNLLLRVRDVLDHKWSQANTEFKDEPIVLKVGCNKPNVEVPTYNNSQITSHVFTWGDIFVFSFLALTVGVTVYSVSYFNNYRRERGHYFDQYDLDHERRR, from the exons ATGAAGTTTACTTGGTCTGTAGCTACAGTAGTAATCGCTTTCTTCGTCCTTTTCAGTTCCGTATCCGCATTGCACATCCAGGTTGAGCATGAGGCGCCTAACGAGTTCACATTTACGTTCTCTTCACTCAAATCTTCATCTTGCTCTTCGTTTCCTGATGCTAACG TTCTACGTCCAGCTTTGCACCTCAAGCTTGAGGCGTCTGACGATGAGTTCACAATTACCTTCTCTTCACTGAAATCTTCATCTTCTGGTTTATTTCCGAATGCTTTCG TTGCGATATACTCTGGACAATATGATGTCAAGATGAAGGAAACTGATGAATCAGACATATACGACACAGATACCGGCACCGGCACCTGTCCAGCACCCCTGGCAACTTACAACAATACAGTCAACACGAGGATTAATCTCACAAAATCCCCAAACTGCACCCTCAACCTACTACTACGAGTTCGTGACGTCTTAGACCACAAATGGTCACAAGCAAATACAGAGTTCAAAGATGAGCCAATAGTCCTGAAAGTTGGATGCAACAAACCTAACGTTGAGGTTCCGACATACAATAACAGCCAAATCACAAGTCATGTTTTTACCTGGGGTGACATATTTGTATTCAGTTTTCTAGCCTTGACAGTTGGTGTTACTGTCTATTCTGTTTCGTATTTTAACAACTATAGGCGAGAGCGCGGTCACTATTTCGACCAGTATGATCTTGACCATGAGCGTCGGCGGTAG